The proteins below come from a single Eucalyptus grandis isolate ANBG69807.140 chromosome 3, ASM1654582v1, whole genome shotgun sequence genomic window:
- the LOC104440005 gene encoding wall-associated receptor kinase-like 22, which produces MGISFRCVSGGKIKFILIGVGAGLGALLLCLVLWGLYKYIKKRKEIKLKENNFKRNGGLLLESELSSEGHVEKNKLFNSKDLEKATNNFNEDRILGRGGQGTIYKGMLTDGKIVAIKKSKAIDEGKVKQFINEVFILSQINHRNIVKLLGCCLETEVPLLVYEFIPNGTLYQYLHDPKEEYHVSWDTRLRIATEIAGALFYLHSAASIPIYHRDIKSTNILLDEKYRAKVADFGTSKSVSLDQTHVTTLVQGTFGYLDPEYFQSSQFTDKSDVYSFGVVLVELLTGQKPISSLREQEGRSLASYFIISMEENQLFDIVDAQVLKEGKKEEIASVASLAKRCLNLYGRNRPTMKEVAMELEGMRKLPNPLGIQQNQEDREAVESYAAACKSSKSNIDADVTTFSDVQPFLPSETW; this is translated from the exons ATGG GGATCTCCTTTCGCTGCGTCAGTGGTGGAAAGATCAAGTTCATTCTTATTG GGGTTGGGGCAGGCCTTGGGGCACTACTTTTGTGTCTTGTTTTATGGGGGCTGTACAAATacatcaagaagagaaaagaaatcaagcTTAAAGAGAATAATTTCAAACGTAATGGCGGTCTTTTGTTGGAAAGTGAGCTATCTTCTGAAGGCCATGTTGAGAAAAACAAATTGTTCAACTCCAAGGATCTAGAAAAGGCTACTAACAATTTCAATGAGGATAGGATACTTGGGCGAGGTGGACAGGGTACCATTTACAAGGGAATGTTAACAGATGGAAAAATAGTTGCTATTAAGAAATCAAAAGCAATAGACGAGGGCAAAGTCAAACAATTTATAAATGAAGTCTTCATTCTCTCACAGATCAACCATAGGAATATCGTTAAGTTATTGGGGTGTTGCTTGGAGACAGAAGTCCCACTTTTAGTATACGAGTTTATACCAAACGGGACTCTATACCAATATTTGCATGACCCAAAGGAAGAGTATCATGTATCATGGGACACACGCCTACGAATTGCAACTGAAATTGCAGGAGCCTTATTCTACTTGCATTCAGCAGCCTCAATTCCCATTTATCATCGAGACATCAAGTCCACTAATATCCTCTTGGATGAGAAATATCGGGCCAAAGTGGCAGATTTCGGTACTTCCAAGTCTGTTTCCCTCGATCAAACTCATGTAACTACGTTGGTGCAAGGGACTTTTGGCTACCTAGATCCTGAATATTTCCAATCAAGTCAATTTACAGACAAAAGCGATGTGTATAGCTTCGGAGTTGTTCTTGTTGAACTCTTAACAGGACAAAAGCCAATCTCGTCGCTAAGGGAACAAGAAGGCAGAAGCCTTGCGTCCTATTTCAtaatttcgatggaagaaaatcaGTTGTTCGACATTGTAGATGCTCAAGTTTTGAAAGAAGGtaagaaggaagagattgcATCCGTTGCTAGCCTCGCAAAAAGATGCTTGAACTTGTATGGGAGGAACCGGCCTACAATGAAAGAAGTGGCAATGGAGTTAGAGGGGATGAGAAAGCTCCCAAATCCTTTGGGTATTCAGCAAAATCAAGAGGACCGGGAGGCAGTTGAATCTTATGCTGCTGCATGTAAGTCCAGCAAGTCAAACATCGACGCTGATGTCACTACATTTTCGGATGTGCAGCCATTCTTACCTAGTGAGACGTGGTGA
- the LOC120291983 gene encoding wall-associated receptor kinase-like 8: protein MHLRNLNIMSTSVFQILLLLVFLKLQASGAAPGLAKPNCLETCGNVPIPFPFGIGAGCFFEEWYQIVCQQNNMVPILKKIGLRVLNISLPDFDVDGMINVSLPVIYSNASCGGDGRAAGVSLVGSQFVFSQTRNIFTLVGCNTLATVNITQSAFVGCRSRCAGTNTSFSWNSACSGRDGCCQTMLPLNLQGFSVDFKEKGGHQGASMLS from the coding sequence ATGCACTTACGAAACTTGAATATCATGTCGACCTCAGTGTTTCAAATTCTTCTGCTTCTGGTTTTCCTCAAGTTGCAAGCATCAGGTGCTGCACCTGGACTTGCGAAGCCTAACTGTCTTGAAACATGCGGGAACGTCCCCATTCCCTTCCCCTTCGGAATAGGAGCCGGGTGTTTCTTCGAGGAATGGTACCAGATCGTCTGCCAACAAAACAACATGGTTCCCATTCTGAAGAAGATTGGATTGCGAGTTCTCAACATTTCACTCCCTGATTTCGACGTGGATGGCATGATTAACGTTAGTCTTCCTGTAATTTACTCAAATGCAAGCTGCGGGGGTGACGGACGTGCTGCGGGGGTGAGCTTGGTAGGAAGTCAATTTGTCTTCTCCCAGACAAGGAATATCTTTACATTGGTCGGTTGCAACACCCTGGCCACAGTGAATATCACACAATCAGCTTTTGTCGGTTGCAGGTCGAGATGTGCTGGAACCAACACCAGCTTTAGCTGGAATAGTGCTTGTTCCGGGAGGGATGGCTGCTGCCAGACTATGCTCCCCCTTAACCTTCAAGGCTTTAGTGTggatttcaaagaaaaaggTGGACATCAGGGTGCAAGTATGCTTTCTTGA
- the LOC120291330 gene encoding wall-associated receptor kinase-like 10: protein MINVSLPVIYSNASCGGDGRGAMASLKGSPFVFSQTRNIFTVVGCNTLLTANGKESAVFGCRSKCVGANFTSSNYGACSEREGCCQSSLPLKLQGFGVDFEEESGDEGCKYAFLGSHSGGYDLRLSDTVPGVLEWGIANDTTYALGLLQQGYYHSNESFTCTRFKSLSIEGEGIIYRYRNSSIDSGEILYAQCRCRRGIMVMPIFLENAKVTYFMLSHWEFKCTIQRSGLFIPRYSFEKNSYTLFNDYIYIGPRMYKVMHF from the exons ATGATCAACGTTAGTCTTCCTGTGATTTACTCAAATGCAAGCTGCGGGGGTGACGGACGTGGTGCAATGGCAAGCTTAAAAGGAAGTCCATTTGTCTTCTCCCAGACAAGGAACATCTTTACAGTAGTCGGTTGCAACACTCTACTGACAGCGAATGGTAAAGAATCAGCTGTTTTTGGATGCCGGTCGAAATGTGTCGGAGCCAACTTCACCAGTAGCAACTATGGTGCTTGTTCCGAGAGGGAAGGATGCTGCCAGAGTTCGCTCCCCTTGAAACTGCAGGGCTTTGGCGTGGATTTCGAAGAAGAAAGCGGAGATGAGGGGTGCAAGTACGCTTTCTTGGGGTCTCATTCAGGTGGTTATGATTTGAGATTGAGTGATACGGTTCCAGGGGTGTTGGAGTGGGGGATTGCAAACGATACCACGTACGCACTTGGCCTTCTCCAGCAAGGATACTATCACTCAAATGAATCTTTCACCTGTACAAGATTTAAAAGTTTGAGCATTGAAGGAGAAGGaattatatatagatatagaaACTCCAGCATCGACAGTGGTGAAATACTATATGCGCAGTGCCGTTGCCGTAGGGGTATCATGGTAATGCCTATCTTTTTGGAGAATGCAAAGGTAACATATTTCATGCTATCACATTGGGAATTTAAGTGCACCATACAACGAAGTGGCTTGTTCATTCCCAGATATTCCTTTGAGAAGAATTCATACACGCTATTtaatgatt atatatatattggccCAAGAATGTACAAAGTGATGCACTTCTAA